Proteins encoded in a region of the Onychostoma macrolepis isolate SWU-2019 chromosome 20, ASM1243209v1, whole genome shotgun sequence genome:
- the tfap2b gene encoding transcription factor AP-2-beta isoform X3, translating to MLVHTYSSTDRHDGVPSHSSRLSQLGSVSQGPYSSAPPLSHTPSSDFQPPYFPPPYQPLPYHQSQDPYSHVSDPYSLNALHQSQQHPWGSRQRQDVGTESGALLPQPRASLPQLSGLDPRRDYSTVRRPDVLLHSTHHGLEAGMGDGLSLHGLAHGMEDVQAMEDANNGMSILDQSVIKKVPVPHKSVASLMMNKDGLIGGIAVNVNEVFCSVPGRLSLLSSTSKYKVTVGEVQRRLSPPECLNASLLGGVLRRAKSKNGGRSLREKLEKIGLNLPAGRRKAANVTLLTSLVEGEAVHLARDFGYICETEFPTKAVSEYLNRQHTDPNELHSRKNMLLATKQLCKEFTDLLAQDRTPLGNSRPTPILEPGIQSCLSHFSFITHGFGSPAICAALTALQNYLTEALKGLDKMFLNNPTPNRHTPADGSKGAGEKEEKHRK from the exons ATGTTAGTGCACACGTATTCCTCCACG GACCGCCATGATGGGGTACCGAGCCACAGTTCCAGACTGTCCCAGCTGGGTTCGGTCTCACAGGGTCCGTATTCCAGCGCTCCGCCGCTCTCTCACACACCTTCCTCGGACTTCCAACCGCCGTACTTTCCGCCGCCGTACCAGCCGCTGCCGTATCACCAGAGTCAGGACCCGTACTCACACGTCAGTGACCCCTACTCTCTGAACGCTCTTCACCAGTCCCAGCAGCACCCGTGGGGCTCCCGGCAGCGGCAGGACGTGGGCACGGAGAGCGGAGCTTTACTGCCGCAGCCTCGAGCCTCTTTACCGCAGCTCTCGGGTCTGGACCCCCGGCGGGACTACTCCACCGTGCGCCGACCAGACGTGCTGCTCCACTCCACGCATCACGGACTCGAGGCGGGGATGGGAGATGGTCTGTCCCTTCATGGCCTGGCGCACGGCATGGAGGATGTACAG GCTATGGAGGACGCTAACAACGGGATGAGCATCCTGGATCAGTCAGTCattaaaaaag TTCCAGTTCCACACAAGAGCGTCGCTTCTCTGATGATGAACAAAGACGGTCTAATCGGCGGGATCGCCGTGAACGTCAACGAGGTCTTCTGCTCGGTTCCCGGCCGCCTGTCGCTTCTTAGCTCCACATCCAAATATAAAGTGACGGTTGGCGAGGTCCAGCGGCGCCTCTCTCCGCCAGAGTGCCTCAACGCCTCTCTGCTCGGCGGGGTTCTACGGAG AGCGAAGTCGAAAAATGGCGGTAGATCACTGAGGGAAAAGCTGGAGAAAATCGGCTTGAATTTGCCCGCGGGGAGACGCAAAGCAGCGAATGTCACTTTACTGACGTCTCTAGTAGAAG GAGAAGCTGTGCATTTGGCTCGGGACTTTGGCTACATTTGTGAAACTGAATTTCCCACAAAGGCCGTGTCTGAATATCTGAACAGACAGCACACAGATCCAAACGAACTGCACTCGCGAAAGAACATGCTGCTCGCCACAAA GCAATTGTGTAAGGAGTTCACGGACCTGTTGGCTCAAGATCGCACTCCATTAGGAAACTCTCGGCCTACGCCCATCTTGGAGCCAGGAATCCAGAGCTGCCTGTCACACTTTAGCTTCATCACACACGGTTTTGGTTCTCCAGCCATCTGCGCTGCTCTCACGGCTTTGCAGAATTACCTGACTGAAGCCCTTAAAGGCCTCGACAAGATGTTCCTGAACAACCCCACCCCCAATCGACACACACCTGCAGACGGCTCCAAAGGAGCtggagagaaagaggaaaaacACAGGAAATGA
- the tfap2b gene encoding transcription factor AP-2-beta isoform X2 — protein sequence MLWKLVENVKYEDIYEDRHDGVPSHSSRLSQLGSVSQGPYSSAPPLSHTPSSDFQPPYFPPPYQPLPYHQSQDPYSHVSDPYSLNALHQSQQHPWGSRQRQDVGTESGALLPQPRASLPQLSGLDPRRDYSTVRRPDVLLHSTHHGLEAGMGDGLSLHGLAHGMEDVQAMEDANNGMSILDQSVIKKVPVPHKSVASLMMNKDGLIGGIAVNVNEVFCSVPGRLSLLSSTSKYKVTVGEVQRRLSPPECLNASLLGGVLRRAKSKNGGRSLREKLEKIGLNLPAGRRKAANVTLLTSLVEGEAVHLARDFGYICETEFPTKAVSEYLNRQHTDPNELHSRKNMLLATKQLCKEFTDLLAQDRTPLGNSRPTPILEPGIQSCLSHFSFITHGFGSPAICAALTALQNYLTEALKGLDKMFLNNPTPNRHTPADGSKGAGEKEEKHRK from the exons ATGCTGTGGAAACTGGTGGAAAATGTCAAGTATGAAGATATATACGAG GACCGCCATGATGGGGTACCGAGCCACAGTTCCAGACTGTCCCAGCTGGGTTCGGTCTCACAGGGTCCGTATTCCAGCGCTCCGCCGCTCTCTCACACACCTTCCTCGGACTTCCAACCGCCGTACTTTCCGCCGCCGTACCAGCCGCTGCCGTATCACCAGAGTCAGGACCCGTACTCACACGTCAGTGACCCCTACTCTCTGAACGCTCTTCACCAGTCCCAGCAGCACCCGTGGGGCTCCCGGCAGCGGCAGGACGTGGGCACGGAGAGCGGAGCTTTACTGCCGCAGCCTCGAGCCTCTTTACCGCAGCTCTCGGGTCTGGACCCCCGGCGGGACTACTCCACCGTGCGCCGACCAGACGTGCTGCTCCACTCCACGCATCACGGACTCGAGGCGGGGATGGGAGATGGTCTGTCCCTTCATGGCCTGGCGCACGGCATGGAGGATGTACAG GCTATGGAGGACGCTAACAACGGGATGAGCATCCTGGATCAGTCAGTCattaaaaaag TTCCAGTTCCACACAAGAGCGTCGCTTCTCTGATGATGAACAAAGACGGTCTAATCGGCGGGATCGCCGTGAACGTCAACGAGGTCTTCTGCTCGGTTCCCGGCCGCCTGTCGCTTCTTAGCTCCACATCCAAATATAAAGTGACGGTTGGCGAGGTCCAGCGGCGCCTCTCTCCGCCAGAGTGCCTCAACGCCTCTCTGCTCGGCGGGGTTCTACGGAG AGCGAAGTCGAAAAATGGCGGTAGATCACTGAGGGAAAAGCTGGAGAAAATCGGCTTGAATTTGCCCGCGGGGAGACGCAAAGCAGCGAATGTCACTTTACTGACGTCTCTAGTAGAAG GAGAAGCTGTGCATTTGGCTCGGGACTTTGGCTACATTTGTGAAACTGAATTTCCCACAAAGGCCGTGTCTGAATATCTGAACAGACAGCACACAGATCCAAACGAACTGCACTCGCGAAAGAACATGCTGCTCGCCACAAA GCAATTGTGTAAGGAGTTCACGGACCTGTTGGCTCAAGATCGCACTCCATTAGGAAACTCTCGGCCTACGCCCATCTTGGAGCCAGGAATCCAGAGCTGCCTGTCACACTTTAGCTTCATCACACACGGTTTTGGTTCTCCAGCCATCTGCGCTGCTCTCACGGCTTTGCAGAATTACCTGACTGAAGCCCTTAAAGGCCTCGACAAGATGTTCCTGAACAACCCCACCCCCAATCGACACACACCTGCAGACGGCTCCAAAGGAGCtggagagaaagaggaaaaacACAGGAAATGA
- the tfap2b gene encoding transcription factor AP-2-beta isoform X1, with translation MHSLYRDQRANMLWKLVENVKYEDIYEDRHDGVPSHSSRLSQLGSVSQGPYSSAPPLSHTPSSDFQPPYFPPPYQPLPYHQSQDPYSHVSDPYSLNALHQSQQHPWGSRQRQDVGTESGALLPQPRASLPQLSGLDPRRDYSTVRRPDVLLHSTHHGLEAGMGDGLSLHGLAHGMEDVQAMEDANNGMSILDQSVIKKVPVPHKSVASLMMNKDGLIGGIAVNVNEVFCSVPGRLSLLSSTSKYKVTVGEVQRRLSPPECLNASLLGGVLRRAKSKNGGRSLREKLEKIGLNLPAGRRKAANVTLLTSLVEGEAVHLARDFGYICETEFPTKAVSEYLNRQHTDPNELHSRKNMLLATKQLCKEFTDLLAQDRTPLGNSRPTPILEPGIQSCLSHFSFITHGFGSPAICAALTALQNYLTEALKGLDKMFLNNPTPNRHTPADGSKGAGEKEEKHRK, from the exons ATGCACTCGTTATACAGGGATCAGCGCGCGAACATGCTGTGGAAACTGGTGGAAAATGTCAAGTATGAAGATATATACGAG GACCGCCATGATGGGGTACCGAGCCACAGTTCCAGACTGTCCCAGCTGGGTTCGGTCTCACAGGGTCCGTATTCCAGCGCTCCGCCGCTCTCTCACACACCTTCCTCGGACTTCCAACCGCCGTACTTTCCGCCGCCGTACCAGCCGCTGCCGTATCACCAGAGTCAGGACCCGTACTCACACGTCAGTGACCCCTACTCTCTGAACGCTCTTCACCAGTCCCAGCAGCACCCGTGGGGCTCCCGGCAGCGGCAGGACGTGGGCACGGAGAGCGGAGCTTTACTGCCGCAGCCTCGAGCCTCTTTACCGCAGCTCTCGGGTCTGGACCCCCGGCGGGACTACTCCACCGTGCGCCGACCAGACGTGCTGCTCCACTCCACGCATCACGGACTCGAGGCGGGGATGGGAGATGGTCTGTCCCTTCATGGCCTGGCGCACGGCATGGAGGATGTACAG GCTATGGAGGACGCTAACAACGGGATGAGCATCCTGGATCAGTCAGTCattaaaaaag TTCCAGTTCCACACAAGAGCGTCGCTTCTCTGATGATGAACAAAGACGGTCTAATCGGCGGGATCGCCGTGAACGTCAACGAGGTCTTCTGCTCGGTTCCCGGCCGCCTGTCGCTTCTTAGCTCCACATCCAAATATAAAGTGACGGTTGGCGAGGTCCAGCGGCGCCTCTCTCCGCCAGAGTGCCTCAACGCCTCTCTGCTCGGCGGGGTTCTACGGAG AGCGAAGTCGAAAAATGGCGGTAGATCACTGAGGGAAAAGCTGGAGAAAATCGGCTTGAATTTGCCCGCGGGGAGACGCAAAGCAGCGAATGTCACTTTACTGACGTCTCTAGTAGAAG GAGAAGCTGTGCATTTGGCTCGGGACTTTGGCTACATTTGTGAAACTGAATTTCCCACAAAGGCCGTGTCTGAATATCTGAACAGACAGCACACAGATCCAAACGAACTGCACTCGCGAAAGAACATGCTGCTCGCCACAAA GCAATTGTGTAAGGAGTTCACGGACCTGTTGGCTCAAGATCGCACTCCATTAGGAAACTCTCGGCCTACGCCCATCTTGGAGCCAGGAATCCAGAGCTGCCTGTCACACTTTAGCTTCATCACACACGGTTTTGGTTCTCCAGCCATCTGCGCTGCTCTCACGGCTTTGCAGAATTACCTGACTGAAGCCCTTAAAGGCCTCGACAAGATGTTCCTGAACAACCCCACCCCCAATCGACACACACCTGCAGACGGCTCCAAAGGAGCtggagagaaagaggaaaaacACAGGAAATGA
- the tfap2d gene encoding transcription factor AP-2-delta isoform X5: MQLGCLESVANSSVAYSSSSPLTYPATGTEFASPYFPTNHQYTPLHHQSFHYEFQHSHPAVNPDAYSLNSLHHSQQYYQQLHHGEPADFINLHNARALKSSCLDEQRRELGCLDAYRRHDLSIMSHGSQYGMHPEQRLLPGAGLGLPPPGADDLQGSVDAQCGLVLNGQGGVIRRGGTCVVNPTDLFCSVPGRLSLLSSTSKYKVTIAEVKRRLSPPECLNASLLGGILRRAKSKNGGRCLREKLDRLGLNLPAGRRKAANVTLLTSLVEGEALHLARDFGYTCETEFPTKAVGEHLARQHTEPKEQNARKKMVLATKQICKEFQDLLSQDRSPLGSSRPTPILDLDIQRHLTHFSLITHGFGTPAICAALSTFQTILSEMLNYLEKHSANKSTGTPDTNQINSNSDKTLRKTTEHVQTKDGKIEKTE, from the exons ATGCAACTCGGATGCTTGGAATCTGTGGCCAACTCGTCTGTCGCTTACTCTTCATCGTCTCCGCTTACATACCCAGCTACCGGAACCGAATTTGCCTCCCCGTATTTTCCCACGAACCACCAGTACACGCCCTTACACCACCAGTCCTTCCACTACGAGTTCCAGCACAGCCACCCGGCCGTGAACCCGGATGCGTACTCGTTAAACTCTCTCCATCACTCGCAGCAGTATTACCAGCAGCTCCATCACGGCGAACCGGCGGACTTCATCAACCTTCACAACGCCCGCGCGCTCAAGTCCTCGTGCCTGGACGAGCAGCGGCGGGAACTGGGCTGTCTGGACGCGTACCGCAGGCATGACCTGTCAATCATGAGCCACGGCTCTCAGTACGGCATGCACCCCGAGCAAAGACTGCTGCCCGGGGCGGGTCTGGGGCTGCCGCCACCGGGGGCCGATGACCTACAG ggatCTGTAGACGCGCAATGCGGACTCGTGTTAAATGGACAAGGTGGAGTGATTCGGAGAG GTGGCACGTGTGTAGTGAACCCTACAGACCTGTTCTGCTCTGTACCAGGAAGACTTTCTCTACTCAGCTCTACCTCAAAGTACAAAGTCACCATCGCTGAAGTCAAACGTCGCCTGTCTCCTCCAGAGTGTCTCAATGCCTCACTACTCGGTGGGATTTTAAGAAG GGCCAAGTCAAAGAACGGCGGTCGGTGCCTCAGGGAGAAACTGGACAGGTTGGGACTCAATCTCCCAGCAGGCCGCAGGAAAGCAGCAAACGTCACACTGTTGACCTCTTTAGTGGAAG GGGAAGCGCTACATCTGGCTCGGGACTTTGGTTACACCTGTGAGACAGAGTTTCCCACCAAAGCGGTCGGGGAGCATCTCGCCCGCCAGCATACGGAACCCAAGGAACAGAACGCACGCAAGAAAATGGTGCTGGCCACCAA GCAAATCTGTAAGGAATTTCAGGATTTGTTAAGTCAGGATCGATCTCCACTCGGTTCCTCTAGACCAACACCTATTCTGGACTTGGACATTCAGAGACATCTAACACACTTCAG TCTGATCACACATGGATTCGGTACGCCGGCGATTTGCGCGGCTCTTAGCACCTTTCAAACGATTCTCAGCGAAATGCTTAATTACCTGGAGAAACACTCAGCCAATAAGAGCACGGGAACGCCGGACACCAACCAGATCAACTCCAACTCGGACAAAACACTGCGCAAAACCACCGAGCATGTACAGACGAAAGACGGTAAAATCGAAAAAACGGAATGA
- the tfap2d gene encoding transcription factor AP-2-delta isoform X1 produces the protein MSATFPGLVHDAEIRHDGSNSYRLMQLGCLESVANSSVAYSSSSPLTYPATGTEFASPYFPTNHQYTPLHHQSFHYEFQHSHPAVNPDAYSLNSLHHSQQYYQQLHHGEPADFINLHNARALKSSCLDEQRRELGCLDAYRRHDLSIMSHGSQYGMHPEQRLLPGAGLGLPPPGADDLQGSVDAQCGLVLNGQGGVIRRGGTCVVNPTDLFCSVPGRLSLLSSTSKYKVTIAEVKRRLSPPECLNASLLGGILRRAKSKNGGRCLREKLDRLGLNLPAGRRKAANVTLLTSLVEGEALHLARDFGYTCETEFPTKAVGEHLARQHTEPKEQNARKKMVLATKQICKEFQDLLSQDRSPLGSSRPTPILDLDIQRHLTHFSLITHGFGTPAICAALSTFQTILSEMLNYLEKHSANKSTGTPDTNQINSNSDKTLRKTTEHVQTKDGKIEKTE, from the exons ATGTCAGCCACATTTCCGGGACTGGTGCACGATGCGGAG ATACGTCACGACGGATCAAACAGCTACCGTTTGATGCAACTCGGATGCTTGGAATCTGTGGCCAACTCGTCTGTCGCTTACTCTTCATCGTCTCCGCTTACATACCCAGCTACCGGAACCGAATTTGCCTCCCCGTATTTTCCCACGAACCACCAGTACACGCCCTTACACCACCAGTCCTTCCACTACGAGTTCCAGCACAGCCACCCGGCCGTGAACCCGGATGCGTACTCGTTAAACTCTCTCCATCACTCGCAGCAGTATTACCAGCAGCTCCATCACGGCGAACCGGCGGACTTCATCAACCTTCACAACGCCCGCGCGCTCAAGTCCTCGTGCCTGGACGAGCAGCGGCGGGAACTGGGCTGTCTGGACGCGTACCGCAGGCATGACCTGTCAATCATGAGCCACGGCTCTCAGTACGGCATGCACCCCGAGCAAAGACTGCTGCCCGGGGCGGGTCTGGGGCTGCCGCCACCGGGGGCCGATGACCTACAG ggatCTGTAGACGCGCAATGCGGACTCGTGTTAAATGGACAAGGTGGAGTGATTCGGAGAG GTGGCACGTGTGTAGTGAACCCTACAGACCTGTTCTGCTCTGTACCAGGAAGACTTTCTCTACTCAGCTCTACCTCAAAGTACAAAGTCACCATCGCTGAAGTCAAACGTCGCCTGTCTCCTCCAGAGTGTCTCAATGCCTCACTACTCGGTGGGATTTTAAGAAG GGCCAAGTCAAAGAACGGCGGTCGGTGCCTCAGGGAGAAACTGGACAGGTTGGGACTCAATCTCCCAGCAGGCCGCAGGAAAGCAGCAAACGTCACACTGTTGACCTCTTTAGTGGAAG GGGAAGCGCTACATCTGGCTCGGGACTTTGGTTACACCTGTGAGACAGAGTTTCCCACCAAAGCGGTCGGGGAGCATCTCGCCCGCCAGCATACGGAACCCAAGGAACAGAACGCACGCAAGAAAATGGTGCTGGCCACCAA GCAAATCTGTAAGGAATTTCAGGATTTGTTAAGTCAGGATCGATCTCCACTCGGTTCCTCTAGACCAACACCTATTCTGGACTTGGACATTCAGAGACATCTAACACACTTCAG TCTGATCACACATGGATTCGGTACGCCGGCGATTTGCGCGGCTCTTAGCACCTTTCAAACGATTCTCAGCGAAATGCTTAATTACCTGGAGAAACACTCAGCCAATAAGAGCACGGGAACGCCGGACACCAACCAGATCAACTCCAACTCGGACAAAACACTGCGCAAAACCACCGAGCATGTACAGACGAAAGACGGTAAAATCGAAAAAACGGAATGA
- the tfap2d gene encoding transcription factor AP-2-delta isoform X4 has product MVWNITRVTKRTEQSRPRPHRGFFEIRHDGSNSYRLMQLGCLESVANSSVAYSSSSPLTYPATGTEFASPYFPTNHQYTPLHHQSFHYEFQHSHPAVNPDAYSLNSLHHSQQYYQQLHHGEPADFINLHNARALKSSCLDEQRRELGCLDAYRRHDLSIMSHGSQYGMHPEQRLLPGAGLGLPPPGADDLQGSVDAQCGLVLNGQGGVIRRGGTCVVNPTDLFCSVPGRLSLLSSTSKYKVTIAEVKRRLSPPECLNASLLGGILRRAKSKNGGRCLREKLDRLGLNLPAGRRKAANVTLLTSLVEGEALHLARDFGYTCETEFPTKAVGEHLARQHTEPKEQNARKKMVLATKQICKEFQDLLSQDRSPLGSSRPTPILDLDIQRHLTHFSLITHGFGTPAICAALSTFQTILSEMLNYLEKHSANKSTGTPDTNQINSNSDKTLRKTTEHVQTKDGKIEKTE; this is encoded by the exons ATACGTCACGACGGATCAAACAGCTACCGTTTGATGCAACTCGGATGCTTGGAATCTGTGGCCAACTCGTCTGTCGCTTACTCTTCATCGTCTCCGCTTACATACCCAGCTACCGGAACCGAATTTGCCTCCCCGTATTTTCCCACGAACCACCAGTACACGCCCTTACACCACCAGTCCTTCCACTACGAGTTCCAGCACAGCCACCCGGCCGTGAACCCGGATGCGTACTCGTTAAACTCTCTCCATCACTCGCAGCAGTATTACCAGCAGCTCCATCACGGCGAACCGGCGGACTTCATCAACCTTCACAACGCCCGCGCGCTCAAGTCCTCGTGCCTGGACGAGCAGCGGCGGGAACTGGGCTGTCTGGACGCGTACCGCAGGCATGACCTGTCAATCATGAGCCACGGCTCTCAGTACGGCATGCACCCCGAGCAAAGACTGCTGCCCGGGGCGGGTCTGGGGCTGCCGCCACCGGGGGCCGATGACCTACAG ggatCTGTAGACGCGCAATGCGGACTCGTGTTAAATGGACAAGGTGGAGTGATTCGGAGAG GTGGCACGTGTGTAGTGAACCCTACAGACCTGTTCTGCTCTGTACCAGGAAGACTTTCTCTACTCAGCTCTACCTCAAAGTACAAAGTCACCATCGCTGAAGTCAAACGTCGCCTGTCTCCTCCAGAGTGTCTCAATGCCTCACTACTCGGTGGGATTTTAAGAAG GGCCAAGTCAAAGAACGGCGGTCGGTGCCTCAGGGAGAAACTGGACAGGTTGGGACTCAATCTCCCAGCAGGCCGCAGGAAAGCAGCAAACGTCACACTGTTGACCTCTTTAGTGGAAG GGGAAGCGCTACATCTGGCTCGGGACTTTGGTTACACCTGTGAGACAGAGTTTCCCACCAAAGCGGTCGGGGAGCATCTCGCCCGCCAGCATACGGAACCCAAGGAACAGAACGCACGCAAGAAAATGGTGCTGGCCACCAA GCAAATCTGTAAGGAATTTCAGGATTTGTTAAGTCAGGATCGATCTCCACTCGGTTCCTCTAGACCAACACCTATTCTGGACTTGGACATTCAGAGACATCTAACACACTTCAG TCTGATCACACATGGATTCGGTACGCCGGCGATTTGCGCGGCTCTTAGCACCTTTCAAACGATTCTCAGCGAAATGCTTAATTACCTGGAGAAACACTCAGCCAATAAGAGCACGGGAACGCCGGACACCAACCAGATCAACTCCAACTCGGACAAAACACTGCGCAAAACCACCGAGCATGTACAGACGAAAGACGGTAAAATCGAAAAAACGGAATGA